The Nitrosomonas communis genome has a segment encoding these proteins:
- a CDS encoding ZIP family metal transporter — protein MSTLAWIILTSLLGGLISIFFAAILTLNTRSSWVSMLVSYAIGALLGAAFLNTLPEALELAEDPKQITIIVLLGILLFFILEKLVLWRHCHMDECEVHDPEHGHSIYEAQGDHGRSGLMITLGDTFHNFVDGILIAAAFMVDVQLGIVTAIAIFAHEVPQEAGDFIILLNSGYSRTQALLLNLLSSTSAVVGGVLAYFMLHQLNHLVLPMLAIATACMIYVAMADLIPGLHKRPEIGDTIQQVVLISLGIGSIWLVETMLKHSH, from the coding sequence ATGTCGACTCTTGCCTGGATCATTTTGACTAGCCTCCTTGGTGGTCTAATAAGTATTTTTTTTGCAGCTATATTGACCTTGAATACCCGTAGTTCTTGGGTATCTATGCTCGTTTCATATGCTATTGGAGCATTGTTAGGGGCAGCGTTTTTAAATACTCTCCCTGAGGCTCTAGAGCTTGCTGAGGATCCAAAGCAAATCACGATTATCGTTCTGCTCGGCATACTGCTTTTTTTTATCTTGGAGAAACTCGTCTTGTGGCGGCACTGCCATATGGATGAATGTGAAGTGCATGATCCAGAGCATGGCCACTCTATTTATGAGGCCCAAGGTGATCATGGTCGTAGCGGCCTGATGATTACGTTAGGAGACACATTTCATAATTTTGTGGATGGTATCCTGATTGCTGCAGCCTTTATGGTTGATGTTCAGCTTGGCATCGTGACTGCTATTGCAATTTTTGCCCATGAAGTCCCGCAAGAAGCTGGTGATTTCATTATTTTACTCAATTCTGGTTACAGTCGCACTCAAGCACTTTTACTTAATTTACTGTCAAGTACCTCGGCGGTAGTAGGAGGAGTATTAGCCTATTTTATGCTGCATCAACTCAATCATCTTGTTTTACCGATGCTTGCAATTGCAACAGCATGCATGATTTATGTGGCGATGGCAGATCTGATTCCGGGCTTGCATAAACGACCGGAAATAGGCGACACAATCCAACAAGTAGTGCTCATTAGCTTAGGAATCGGTTCTATTTGGCTAGTTGAGACTATGCTCAAGCATAGTCATTAA
- the pgeF gene encoding peptidoglycan editing factor PgeF: MHDWIIPNWPSPSNVKAIFTTRNSGVSKNRNGTYAELNLGDHVQDDFLSVQQNRALIRQYLPNDPSWLKQVHGAKPVWVDKKVVEPEGDAALSRCSGKVCAILVADCLPIFLCDTAGTVVGVAHAGWRGLANGIIENSISEMACKSSEIIAWLGPAIGPKHFEVGEEVQEIFLKQDSQSSFAFTPSQSNKKWFADLFILARQRLTNVGVTKIYGGYECTFSNPTRFYSYRRDGQTGRMAALIWLT; the protein is encoded by the coding sequence ATGCACGACTGGATTATTCCAAACTGGCCATCACCTTCCAATGTTAAAGCGATTTTCACAACCCGAAACAGTGGCGTGAGTAAAAACAGAAATGGTACTTATGCAGAATTAAATTTAGGTGATCATGTACAGGATGATTTTTTATCAGTACAACAAAATCGCGCATTAATACGGCAATATTTGCCGAATGATCCAAGCTGGTTGAAGCAAGTTCATGGGGCAAAGCCAGTGTGGGTGGACAAAAAGGTAGTAGAGCCTGAAGGTGATGCGGCATTGAGCCGTTGTAGCGGGAAGGTGTGTGCAATATTAGTAGCAGACTGTTTACCCATATTTTTATGTGATACCGCAGGGACTGTTGTAGGTGTTGCCCATGCCGGTTGGCGGGGGTTAGCTAACGGAATAATTGAAAACTCTATTTCGGAAATGGCTTGTAAGAGCTCTGAGATTATTGCGTGGCTGGGCCCTGCAATTGGTCCTAAGCATTTTGAGGTCGGAGAAGAAGTGCAGGAAATATTCTTGAAGCAAGATAGCCAATCTAGTTTCGCTTTTACTCCAAGTCAAAGTAACAAGAAATGGTTCGCGGATTTATTTATATTAGCACGGCAACGACTAACAAATGTGGGTGTGACTAAAATTTATGGCGGCTATGAGTGTACTTTTAGTAATCCAACAAGGTTTTATTCTTATCGTCGAGATGGTCAGACGGGCAGAATGGCCGCACTGATTTGGTTAACGTAA
- the spt gene encoding serine palmitoyltransferase has protein sequence MNLLEKLDAAAAARKAQLPTGLSAFGIPIEEIYSPTEAKIGQRRILLLGTNNYLGLSFAPECREAAHEAIDKEGTGTTGSRMANGNYSGHRALEMEFAEFYQCLSCIVFTTGYQANLGTISGLIGAGDVALIDGDSHASIYDGCILSGADIIRFRHNDMADLEKRLRRLGERSKNTLIIVEGIYSMLGDQAPLAEIVNLKNAYGSTLLLDEAHSLGVLGETGQGLAEKTKLSSEIDFITGTFSKSLCGIGGYCVSNHPQLDQLRYVSHPYIFTASPSPATIAATRVALRLLRNGSKLREQLWRNAQQLYSHLKIVGYQVGPEPGPIVATILDNPQQALALWNGLLENNIYVNLILPPAAPEGKSLVRCSVNAAHTAEQIEYVCQTFSKLYPSIIQ, from the coding sequence ATGAATTTACTCGAAAAACTTGATGCAGCAGCCGCAGCCAGGAAAGCTCAATTACCCACTGGATTAAGTGCCTTTGGAATACCCATAGAAGAAATCTATTCTCCAACAGAAGCGAAAATCGGTCAGCGCCGGATTCTGCTTCTTGGCACTAATAACTACCTAGGGCTTAGCTTTGCACCGGAATGTAGAGAAGCAGCGCATGAAGCGATAGATAAAGAAGGAACGGGTACCACTGGCTCTCGAATGGCAAACGGAAATTATTCAGGACACCGTGCACTAGAGATGGAGTTTGCCGAATTTTATCAATGCCTGTCATGTATTGTTTTTACAACAGGTTATCAAGCAAATCTTGGAACAATCTCTGGATTAATAGGAGCAGGGGACGTAGCACTTATTGACGGTGATTCTCATGCAAGTATTTATGATGGGTGTATTCTAAGTGGAGCAGATATCATTCGCTTTCGGCATAATGATATGGCTGATTTAGAAAAACGTCTTCGACGATTAGGTGAGCGGAGCAAGAACACACTCATTATTGTTGAAGGTATCTATAGTATGCTGGGTGATCAAGCGCCTTTAGCTGAAATTGTGAACTTAAAGAATGCTTATGGTAGTACTTTACTCCTTGATGAGGCACATTCACTTGGTGTTTTAGGTGAAACTGGACAAGGTTTAGCTGAGAAAACTAAGCTCAGCAGTGAAATTGATTTTATTACAGGTACTTTTAGTAAAAGTTTATGTGGTATAGGCGGTTATTGTGTCAGCAATCATCCGCAACTTGATCAGTTGCGCTATGTGAGTCATCCTTATATTTTTACAGCTTCACCTTCGCCAGCTACCATTGCAGCAACACGTGTCGCTTTAAGATTGCTCCGTAATGGTAGTAAATTACGTGAACAGCTTTGGAGAAACGCACAGCAACTCTATTCACACCTTAAAATAGTGGGATATCAAGTTGGTCCGGAACCTGGTCCTATCGTAGCAACTATATTAGATAATCCACAGCAGGCATTAGCCTTGTGGAACGGCTTGTTGGAGAATAATATTTACGTCAATTTGATTCTTCCGCCAGCTGCACCTGAAGGTAAATCATTGGTTCGGTGCAGTGTAAATGCAGCGCACACTGCTGAGCAAATAGAGTATGTTTGTCAAACTTTTTCTAAGTTGTATCCATCAATTATTCAGTGA
- a CDS encoding acyl carrier protein, with protein MVEINQEDILDLLCRRLASFANAEQEITPETNLITQLAIDSIKLLNLIMELEDNFDISIPLNALTDVVTVYDLANLIYRIKSDSK; from the coding sequence ATGGTAGAAATTAACCAAGAAGACATTCTGGATTTATTATGTCGACGCTTAGCAAGTTTTGCCAATGCAGAACAGGAAATTACGCCAGAAACCAATCTTATTACTCAATTGGCGATTGATTCCATAAAATTATTGAATCTCATTATGGAATTAGAAGATAACTTTGATATTTCTATTCCGCTAAATGCTCTCACAGATGTCGTTACTGTGTATGATCTTGCTAATTTAATTTACAGAATCAAGTCTGATTCAAAATGA
- a CDS encoding NAD-dependent epimerase/dehydratase family protein, translating to MSQVVAVTGATGFIGRALLDTLLESKWRIRALTRKFSSVKRENLEWVHGDLDNHESLRRLVSGAYAVIHCAGAVRGNSLESFLQNNVVGTDNLLRAILEQNLSPRFLFVSSLAARESKLSWYATSKFKAEQLINSCSDNMPCTIFRPAAVYGPGDKELQPLFKATHYGVLPAIGDLINHFGLLHVNDLVSAIQYWLCTDKPIKGTFEIDDGTPGGYTYRSVAAIAQDVLGKPVRCIRLPDLILQLIAHANLWASRLLGYSPMLTPGKVCELQHPDWVCDITPLRQNLVNWYPNFRLCDTLPQLIKL from the coding sequence ATGTCACAAGTAGTGGCAGTAACGGGTGCCACTGGATTTATCGGCCGAGCATTGCTTGATACTCTGCTAGAAAGTAAATGGAGAATTCGCGCATTAACTCGGAAGTTCTCATCTGTAAAACGAGAAAATCTAGAGTGGGTACATGGAGACTTGGATAACCACGAGTCACTGCGGCGGCTTGTCTCAGGAGCATATGCTGTCATACATTGTGCTGGCGCAGTAAGAGGTAACTCTTTAGAAAGCTTTTTACAGAATAACGTAGTGGGAACAGATAATCTCCTGCGCGCAATCCTGGAGCAAAACTTAAGTCCTCGCTTCCTTTTTGTATCTTCTCTGGCAGCAAGAGAATCAAAGCTTTCATGGTATGCAACTAGTAAATTTAAAGCTGAGCAACTAATCAATAGTTGTTCAGACAATATGCCATGTACGATCTTTCGTCCTGCAGCTGTATATGGTCCTGGTGACAAAGAACTTCAGCCTCTTTTTAAGGCAACTCACTACGGTGTGCTACCTGCAATCGGTGATTTAATTAATCATTTCGGATTGTTGCATGTGAATGATTTGGTGTCAGCAATTCAATATTGGTTGTGTACTGATAAGCCCATTAAAGGAACTTTTGAGATTGATGATGGCACGCCGGGTGGTTATACCTACCGATCAGTGGCTGCTATTGCACAAGATGTTTTAGGAAAGCCTGTCAGATGTATTAGATTACCTGATTTAATACTGCAATTAATTGCTCATGCTAATTTATGGGCGTCTCGCTTATTAGGTTACTCGCCAATGCTGACTCCTGGAAAAGTATGTGAATTACAACATCCAGACTGGGTGTGCGATATAACGCCTCTGCGGCAAAATTTAGTGAACTGGTATCCTAATTTCCGCCTCTGTGATACATTGCCACAATTGATCAAACTTTAG
- a CDS encoding fatty acyl-AMP ligase yields the protein MSSTIITLGDPLMQESDTQPSSKLSMAATPTANTLPQRLADFDTLTDALEYAAAGTTGYNFYDAKGGVRSVLSYSALKQSALMAARRLSSFGLARGDRVALIADTTPEFIELFFACRYAGLVPFAMPIPVNLGSHAIYVRQLRGMLESSQASIAIANLDFIGFLEEAAEGLNTDHLQWVGTPSQLELLPEIEVVFQPNSPEETAYLQFTSGSTRMPRGVVITEQALMCNLRGIVRNGLEVRAKDRCASWLPFYHDMGLVGLVLSPMAAQLSVDYLATRDFAIRPLQWLKLISRNRCTIAFSQPFGLKLCALRVRESDLKELDLSCWRAAGIGAEMIRPDILRNFADKFSAAGFDERAFLPCYGLAESTLAVSFSKINQGVMSIQVDTKTLVEKKMAVRVQAEGRKFNEFVNCGRPLPEHTVKIVDDNGEELPQMMVGSVLVRGDSIMTGYFNNHEETKKALKPGKWLDTGDIGFILEGDLYITGRRTDVIIVNGRNIRAQDIEELAEQQPEVRSREASAFGISGSDDTTIVVLVVECRLTSVEERQSLMSRLQQMVYMAFGVNCLVELVPPHTLPRTSSGKLSRFAARQGFLQRANIADQISVVQSGDR from the coding sequence TTGAGTTCGACAATAATTACGCTGGGGGATCCGCTAATGCAAGAATCTGATACTCAGCCTTCAAGCAAATTGTCAATGGCAGCGACACCTACAGCTAACACGCTGCCTCAACGATTAGCAGATTTTGATACGTTGACGGATGCGCTGGAATATGCGGCAGCCGGAACGACAGGATACAATTTTTATGATGCAAAGGGTGGAGTACGATCGGTACTTTCCTATAGTGCACTTAAACAAAGCGCACTTATGGCCGCTCGCCGCTTGTCTAGTTTCGGTTTGGCGCGCGGAGACCGTGTAGCATTAATTGCTGATACAACACCTGAGTTTATTGAATTGTTTTTCGCGTGCCGTTATGCAGGCCTTGTTCCTTTTGCAATGCCAATACCGGTTAATCTTGGTAGCCATGCGATATATGTTCGACAATTGCGCGGTATGCTTGAAAGTAGCCAAGCAAGTATTGCAATAGCTAATCTTGATTTTATTGGTTTTCTTGAAGAAGCTGCTGAAGGTTTAAATACTGATCATTTGCAATGGGTTGGAACACCTAGTCAACTTGAGTTGCTTCCAGAGATAGAAGTGGTTTTTCAACCTAATTCCCCGGAAGAAACTGCTTATTTACAATTTACCTCAGGTAGTACACGCATGCCTCGTGGTGTGGTTATAACAGAACAGGCCTTGATGTGTAATCTTCGCGGGATCGTACGTAATGGATTGGAAGTACGCGCAAAAGATCGTTGTGCTTCCTGGCTTCCGTTTTATCATGATATGGGTTTGGTAGGCCTCGTATTATCGCCAATGGCTGCACAGTTATCGGTGGATTATCTCGCAACACGAGATTTTGCAATTAGACCATTACAATGGTTAAAATTGATTAGCCGTAACCGATGTACTATTGCTTTTAGTCAACCGTTTGGCCTCAAACTTTGTGCATTAAGAGTTCGTGAGTCTGATCTGAAGGAGCTCGATCTAAGCTGCTGGCGTGCAGCGGGTATCGGAGCTGAAATGATTCGGCCAGATATATTACGAAATTTTGCAGATAAATTTTCTGCGGCAGGATTTGATGAGCGTGCTTTTTTACCCTGCTATGGCTTGGCAGAATCGACTCTCGCGGTATCTTTTTCGAAGATTAACCAAGGAGTAATGAGTATCCAAGTCGATACCAAAACGTTAGTAGAAAAGAAAATGGCCGTTCGGGTACAAGCAGAAGGTAGAAAATTTAATGAGTTTGTCAATTGTGGCAGGCCACTTCCTGAGCATACAGTTAAGATTGTTGATGATAATGGAGAAGAATTACCTCAGATGATGGTTGGAAGTGTTTTAGTCCGGGGGGATAGCATTATGACCGGATACTTTAATAACCATGAAGAAACTAAAAAAGCACTAAAGCCAGGGAAATGGCTTGATACAGGTGATATTGGCTTTATTCTTGAAGGTGATTTGTACATTACGGGACGTCGTACTGATGTTATTATTGTTAACGGCCGAAATATTCGTGCTCAAGATATAGAAGAACTTGCTGAACAACAGCCTGAAGTAAGATCACGAGAAGCATCAGCCTTTGGCATTAGTGGATCTGATGATACAACAATCGTCGTATTAGTGGTTGAGTGCCGTTTAACCTCCGTGGAAGAAAGGCAATCACTCATGAGTCGATTGCAACAAATGGTTTATATGGCTTTTGGTGTTAACTGCCTTGTTGAATTAGTGCCACCTCATACGCTTCCAAGAACATCGTCTGGTAAGCTGTCGCGTTTTGCGGCACGTCAAGGATTCCTTCAACGTGCAAATATAGCTGATCAGATATCCGTAGTTCAATCTGGAGACAGATAA
- a CDS encoding hydrogenase maturation protease → MPRLLLFGYGNPGRGDDALGPNLIDHIALLGFSHVECQSDMQLQIEHVMDVARCHQALFIDADLSCAEPFVYSKVVAEKDRSYSTHAMTPSTLLHVYQEVYGQAAPQTFLLRIRGYHFELGAALSNRADANLEAAVKFVSRLCEMDDLKIL, encoded by the coding sequence ATGCCCAGACTGCTGTTATTTGGCTACGGTAACCCAGGTCGTGGCGATGACGCACTTGGTCCCAATCTTATTGATCATATTGCATTATTGGGATTTAGCCACGTCGAATGCCAAAGTGATATGCAGCTCCAGATTGAGCATGTGATGGACGTGGCCAGATGTCATCAGGCATTGTTTATCGATGCAGACTTATCATGCGCGGAACCATTTGTTTATTCCAAAGTAGTAGCAGAAAAAGACAGGAGCTACTCGACACATGCCATGACTCCATCCACCTTATTACACGTGTATCAGGAAGTGTATGGACAGGCTGCACCACAAACTTTTTTACTTCGGATTCGAGGCTATCATTTTGAGCTTGGTGCTGCGCTAAGCAACAGAGCAGACGCAAATCTTGAGGCAGCAGTAAAGTTTGTCAGCAGATTATGTGAAATGGATGATCTCAAAATCTTATGA
- a CDS encoding histidinol-phosphatase produces MKLALFDLDNTLLAGDSDFQWAQFLIEQRVLDREVYEARNIEFYEQYKAGTLDIHEFLDFQLKPLARHSREQLDAWRSEFIQKKIMPLIAPGAHDLVAKHKLERNVCIIITATNSFVTAPIARILGIDHLIATEPEQKEGQFTGRVSGIPSFREGKITRLEQWLDKHNLTWLSFLESWFYSDSLNDLPLLKKVTHPVAVDPDATLEGYAQQNGWPIISLR; encoded by the coding sequence ATGAAGTTGGCTTTATTTGATTTAGATAATACACTCCTTGCCGGAGATAGTGATTTTCAATGGGCGCAATTTCTAATTGAACAGAGAGTGCTTGATCGTGAAGTGTATGAAGCGCGCAACATCGAATTTTATGAGCAATACAAAGCGGGTACACTGGATATTCATGAATTTCTCGATTTTCAGCTAAAGCCATTAGCGCGTCACTCACGAGAGCAGCTTGATGCATGGCGCAGTGAATTTATTCAAAAAAAAATCATGCCATTGATTGCGCCTGGTGCGCATGATCTGGTTGCTAAGCATAAACTTGAACGTAATGTATGCATCATCATAACAGCAACCAATAGTTTTGTAACTGCTCCAATTGCACGGATATTAGGCATTGATCACCTAATTGCAACTGAGCCAGAACAAAAAGAAGGTCAATTCACAGGCCGAGTATCAGGAATACCCTCCTTCAGAGAAGGGAAAATCACGCGATTAGAGCAATGGTTGGATAAGCATAATCTTACTTGGCTCTCTTTTCTGGAAAGCTGGTTTTACAGTGATTCTCTGAATGATTTGCCGCTTCTGAAGAAAGTGACGCATCCTGTTGCCGTTGATCCTGATGCTACTCTTGAGGGATATGCGCAACAGAATGGATGGCCAATTATTAGCTTGCGATAG
- the hda gene encoding DnaA regulatory inactivator Hda, producing the protein MKQLLLDISSPRPPTLENFIPGHNFELLQTLKNALTNQNLERFIYVWGNSGCGKSHLLQAVVEAFIQQELKAMYVSCEINSEFAFEAASIRCMAIDNVERLGAAAQIRLFNFYNQVREEGDALFLVSGEVSPARLSLRQDLVTRLAWGLVYQIHELNDEEKREAMKNHAISCGFELPYEICDYLLQHQQRNLPALIRVIDALDRYSLAKQRPITLPLLRELLQVAL; encoded by the coding sequence ATGAAACAACTATTACTCGATATTTCGTCACCACGGCCTCCTACACTGGAGAATTTTATTCCAGGACATAATTTTGAGCTGCTACAAACGCTTAAAAATGCTTTAACCAATCAAAATCTAGAGCGTTTTATTTACGTATGGGGCAATTCTGGATGTGGTAAAAGCCATTTGTTGCAGGCAGTAGTTGAGGCATTTATTCAACAAGAACTCAAAGCAATGTATGTTTCATGCGAAATTAATAGTGAGTTTGCGTTTGAGGCCGCTTCTATTCGTTGTATGGCAATTGATAATGTAGAGCGATTAGGGGCGGCTGCCCAAATCAGATTATTTAACTTTTATAACCAAGTGCGAGAGGAGGGAGATGCATTGTTTTTGGTAAGTGGTGAAGTATCCCCTGCACGGCTGTCTTTACGGCAAGATTTAGTTACGCGTCTTGCCTGGGGGTTGGTTTATCAGATACATGAATTAAATGATGAGGAAAAGAGAGAAGCTATGAAGAATCATGCAATCAGTTGCGGATTTGAGCTGCCTTATGAGATTTGCGATTATTTGCTGCAGCATCAGCAGCGTAATTTACCTGCTCTGATCAGAGTAATTGATGCATTGGACCGCTACTCTCTTGCTAAGCAGCGACCAATAACACTTCCTTTATTGCGCGAATTATTACAGGTAGCCTTATGA
- a CDS encoding Hsp20/alpha crystallin family protein: MLESLKEAGKSIGRELGRAWENLSDGWRELLTRSGEALTHFGRNKDDKNEVTTESESQLPVFPRWGLLAGEVEETDKEIVVRVEAPGIEKEDWQITIDGNKLYLSGEKRFERVTHDSTYHIMERAYGSFQRSIPLPHNVDIDRAEANYKNGVLTIHLPKIGDYKSRTVRLS, translated from the coding sequence ATGCTCGAATCATTAAAAGAGGCAGGAAAAAGCATTGGTCGTGAGTTGGGCCGTGCATGGGAAAATCTGTCTGATGGTTGGCGCGAATTGCTCACTCGGAGCGGAGAAGCGCTAACTCATTTTGGCCGTAATAAAGATGACAAAAATGAAGTGACTACTGAAAGTGAAAGTCAACTACCCGTTTTTCCACGATGGGGTTTACTAGCAGGAGAAGTGGAGGAAACAGATAAGGAGATCGTTGTGCGCGTGGAAGCGCCTGGTATTGAGAAGGAAGATTGGCAAATTACCATTGATGGAAACAAACTCTATTTAAGTGGAGAAAAACGCTTCGAAAGGGTTACCCATGATAGTACTTACCATATTATGGAACGTGCTTATGGATCCTTCCAGCGCTCGATTCCATTGCCACACAATGTGGATATTGATAGAGCAGAAGCTAATTACAAGAATGGTGTATTGACTATACATTTGCCAAAAATTGGAGACTATAAGTCTAGAACGGTTCGTTTGTCCTGA
- a CDS encoding BCAM0308 family protein, translating into MSHSNKSFSTVPPGFYTITRRDGIFQEKVHDAYKLRGKLHEPTVCPECNAVFHEGRWQWLPAPANAHQEMCSACHRIHDHYPAGFLTLEGPFFLAHREEIMHLVHHEEKYQRAEHPVKRIMEIEEKPDSTLITTTDIHLARGMGEKIHDSYQGELEFHYNPEENLLRVSWSR; encoded by the coding sequence ATGAGTCATTCTAATAAAAGTTTTTCTACGGTCCCCCCTGGCTTCTATACGATTACTCGACGTGATGGTATTTTTCAGGAGAAAGTACACGATGCTTATAAGCTCAGAGGTAAGTTACATGAACCAACCGTTTGTCCAGAATGTAATGCAGTTTTTCATGAGGGACGCTGGCAGTGGTTGCCTGCGCCAGCAAACGCACATCAAGAAATGTGCTCTGCTTGCCATCGCATTCATGATCATTATCCGGCGGGTTTTTTGACTCTGGAAGGGCCTTTCTTTTTAGCGCATCGCGAAGAAATCATGCATCTAGTGCATCATGAGGAAAAGTACCAGCGTGCAGAACATCCCGTTAAGCGCATCATGGAGATTGAAGAAAAACCTGATTCCACATTGATTACTACTACAGATATCCATCTTGCGCGTGGGATGGGCGAAAAGATCCATGATTCTTATCAGGGCGAGCTCGAGTTTCACTATAATCCGGAAGAAAACTTGCTACGAGTGAGCTGGTCACGTTGA
- a CDS encoding phosphoribosyltransferase yields the protein MFHDRKEAAILLAEQLNPYQGQHPLVLAIPRGAVPMAKIIADTLKGDMDVVLVRKLRAPDNPEFAIGSIDETGWTYLAEYAHQVVSNPAYIEQEKTSQLEVMHERRNSYTPIRPPLDPQGRIVIIVDDGLATGSTMIAALHAVRAKHPQKLICAVPVAPPDTLAKVTPYADEIVCLEAPELFYSVGQFYQSFPQVSDEEVITLLSKNDK from the coding sequence ATGTTTCATGATCGTAAAGAAGCAGCCATCTTATTGGCAGAGCAACTGAATCCGTATCAGGGTCAGCATCCATTGGTATTAGCGATTCCACGTGGTGCTGTACCAATGGCGAAAATTATTGCCGATACGCTAAAGGGTGACATGGATGTCGTGCTCGTGCGTAAATTACGTGCTCCTGACAACCCGGAATTTGCAATTGGCTCAATAGATGAAACAGGTTGGACTTACCTGGCCGAATATGCCCATCAAGTGGTAAGCAATCCAGCTTATATTGAGCAGGAAAAAACGTCTCAACTCGAAGTCATGCATGAACGGCGCAACAGTTATACACCGATTCGTCCACCTCTTGATCCACAAGGACGTATCGTGATCATAGTAGATGATGGTCTGGCAACCGGCTCTACTATGATTGCTGCTCTGCATGCCGTACGCGCTAAACATCCTCAAAAATTGATATGTGCGGTACCCGTTGCACCACCTGATACTTTGGCTAAAGTTACACCTTATGCTGATGAGATCGTTTGCCTGGAGGCACCAGAACTGTTTTACTCAGTAGGACAATTTTATCAGTCATTTCCTCAGGTTAGTGATGAGGAGGTGATTACGCTATTGAGCAAAAACGACAAATAA
- a CDS encoding dienelactone hydrolase family protein, translated as MSEVLIQDGAARLGGELVLPSAAAGVVLFAHGSGSSRFSPRNTYVAKVLQDHGIGTLLFDLLTQEEDRDYATRFDIELLTRRLLAATAWLEGESKTQSSQAGYFGASTGAAAALQAAAKLGNKITAIVSRGGRPDLAGEQALREVNAPTLLLVGGADYEVIELNQQAYSLLNCEKRLTLISGATHLFEEPGTLEQVARHAADWFVQHFSIPK; from the coding sequence ATGAGTGAGGTATTGATTCAGGATGGCGCTGCCCGACTAGGTGGTGAATTGGTGTTACCATCTGCTGCAGCAGGTGTGGTGTTATTTGCGCATGGCAGTGGTAGTAGCCGCTTTAGTCCCCGTAATACCTATGTAGCCAAAGTGCTACAGGATCATGGGATCGGCACGCTATTATTTGATCTGCTGACGCAAGAAGAAGATCGGGATTATGCAACACGCTTTGATATCGAATTGCTCACACGACGTCTGCTTGCCGCCACCGCATGGTTGGAAGGGGAATCAAAGACGCAATCATCGCAAGCAGGATATTTTGGTGCCAGTACAGGCGCTGCCGCTGCACTGCAGGCTGCCGCAAAATTGGGGAATAAAATTACGGCTATCGTGTCGCGCGGTGGGCGCCCTGATCTCGCTGGTGAACAGGCCTTAAGAGAAGTTAATGCTCCTACCTTGCTACTTGTTGGTGGAGCAGATTACGAGGTGATTGAATTAAATCAACAAGCTTATTCACTATTGAATTGTGAAAAGCGACTTACCTTGATTTCAGGAGCAACCCACTTATTTGAGGAACCTGGCACGCTGGAACAGGTTGCGCGTCATGCAGCAGACTGGTTTGTCCAGCATTTCAGTATTCCCAAATAA